A genomic stretch from Rhodomicrobium vannielii ATCC 17100 includes:
- a CDS encoding NADH-quinone oxidoreductase subunit A, producing MTELLQQYFPLVIFLGVSLIIGLGLLVAPFFVAPNNPDPEKVAAYECGFPAFDDARMKFDVRFYLVAILFIIFDLEVAFLFPWAVAFKEAGVAGFWAMMAFLSVLTIGFIYEWKKGALDWD from the coding sequence ATGACCGAACTGCTTCAGCAATATTTTCCGCTTGTGATCTTCCTTGGCGTTTCGCTCATCATCGGGCTTGGGCTGCTTGTTGCGCCGTTCTTCGTCGCACCGAACAATCCCGACCCGGAGAAGGTGGCCGCGTATGAATGCGGCTTCCCGGCTTTCGACGACGCCCGCATGAAGTTCGACGTGCGCTTTTATCTCGTGGCGATCCTGTTCATCATCTTCGACCTCGAAGTGGCCTTCCTTTTCCCTTGGGCGGTGGCGTTCAAGGAGGCAGGCGTCGCAGGTTTCTGGGCGATGATGGCATTCCTTTCGGTGCTTACCATCGGCTTCATCTACGAATGGAAGAAGGGCGCGCTCGACTGGGATTGA
- a CDS encoding glycosyltransferase family 25 protein, which yields MCFSQMKNFVDHIPVFLINLDRAPHRLARMDEKLRSLGIAYERFAAIDGRALPPDSVETFAPRETWTKPTRRPIANEVACFQSHLSVLQIIRDRSYERACVLEDDLDLAPDFGTFLDPTLKFPPNTDFLKLEVTQVKRLKVLPLRPIGARTLGLISRGGDIGAAAYVVTARGVRNLLPNLKPMVDFYDNQAFGAATLKPRVYHVIPFPADQEDGSEMGRPQEFVSEKKGTTPKGKRLRKPLHRKMKSSIKKRMSFHRKVAEYIRVHGVWIAAGLLFRAKMMERAELLGDLYQPRELNASCDDLPPKLKEAIPVGNSRPGERTSQRTA from the coding sequence ATGTGTTTCTCTCAAATGAAAAATTTTGTCGACCACATTCCGGTTTTCCTCATCAATCTTGACCGGGCGCCTCATCGCCTCGCCCGCATGGACGAGAAGCTTCGCTCTCTCGGCATCGCCTATGAGCGGTTTGCGGCCATCGATGGCAGAGCGCTTCCACCGGACTCCGTGGAGACGTTCGCGCCCAGGGAAACCTGGACAAAGCCGACGAGAAGACCCATCGCGAACGAGGTCGCCTGCTTTCAGAGTCATCTCAGCGTGTTGCAGATCATACGCGATCGCAGCTACGAACGCGCATGCGTCCTTGAGGACGACCTTGATCTCGCGCCGGACTTCGGCACTTTTCTGGATCCCACGCTCAAATTTCCCCCCAATACCGATTTCCTGAAACTTGAAGTCACCCAAGTCAAGCGGCTGAAGGTGCTGCCCCTGAGGCCCATCGGCGCGCGCACGCTAGGTCTGATCTCACGAGGCGGCGATATAGGGGCGGCGGCTTATGTCGTCACCGCTCGCGGTGTACGAAACCTTCTGCCCAACCTCAAACCGATGGTGGATTTCTACGATAACCAGGCTTTCGGTGCCGCCACCTTGAAGCCTCGCGTATACCACGTCATCCCTTTCCCGGCCGATCAGGAAGACGGAAGCGAGATGGGACGTCCGCAGGAGTTCGTGTCCGAAAAAAAAGGAACCACACCGAAGGGAAAGCGCCTGCGCAAGCCGCTCCATCGAAAGATGAAGTCCAGCATCAAAAAAAGAATGTCGTTCCATCGCAAGGTGGCTGAATACATCCGCGTCCATGGAGTGTGGATAGCCGCGGGTCTGTTGTTCCGGGCAAAAATGATGGAACGGGCCGAGCTTCTCGGCGATTTGTATCAGCCGCGCGAACTTAACGCATCATGCGATGATCTGCCGCCCAAGCTCAAGGAAGCGATACCCGTCGGGAACAGCAGGCCGGGGGAGAGAACGTCACAGAGAACAGCTTGA
- a CDS encoding NuoB/complex I 20 kDa subunit family protein yields the protein MTTPGFPLPFYDTPGRPGAGAAVDFDGLNAQLADKGFLVTSTEDVINWARTGSLMWMTFGLACCAVEMIQVSMPRYDLERFGTAPRASPRQSDLMIVAGTLCNKMAPALRKVYDQMPEPRYVISMGSCANGGGYYHYSYSVVRGCDRVVPVDVYIPGCPPSAEALLYGIMLLQKKIRRTGTIER from the coding sequence ATGACCACGCCCGGATTTCCACTGCCATTTTATGACACGCCTGGCCGACCTGGGGCTGGAGCAGCCGTCGACTTCGACGGGCTGAACGCCCAGCTTGCGGACAAGGGTTTCCTCGTCACGAGCACGGAGGATGTGATCAACTGGGCGCGCACCGGCTCGCTCATGTGGATGACGTTCGGCCTTGCCTGCTGCGCCGTGGAAATGATCCAGGTGTCGATGCCGCGCTACGATCTCGAGCGTTTCGGCACAGCACCGCGCGCAAGCCCGCGCCAGTCGGATCTGATGATCGTGGCCGGCACGCTGTGCAACAAGATGGCGCCCGCGCTCCGCAAGGTCTACGACCAGATGCCGGAGCCGCGTTACGTTATCTCCATGGGTTCCTGCGCGAATGGCGGCGGCTATTACCACTATTCCTATTCGGTGGTGCGCGGCTGCGATCGCGTCGTGCCGGTCGATGTGTACATCCCCGGCTGCCCGCCCTCGGCTGAAGCGCTGCTTTATGGCATCATGCTTTTGCAGAAGAAAATCCGCCGCACCGGCACGATTGAACGATAG
- a CDS encoding NADH-quinone oxidoreductase subunit C, which translates to MTNTAKLEVLAEALKGAFPEGVTETRFALGELTVLVDRARIPAIAEFLRSDPAWRFTILVDICGVDYPERAERFDVVYHFLSMYQNLRVRLKTTADAATPVPSLVGVFPAANWFEREAYDLYGILFEGHPDLRRILTDYGFRGHPLRKDFPLTGFVELRYDEEQKRVVYEPVKLPQEFRSFDFLSPWEGADYLLPGDEKATTAPKA; encoded by the coding sequence ATGACGAACACGGCGAAGCTCGAAGTGCTGGCCGAGGCCCTGAAGGGCGCTTTTCCCGAAGGCGTCACGGAGACGCGGTTCGCGCTCGGCGAACTGACCGTGTTGGTGGATCGCGCCCGCATTCCGGCCATCGCCGAATTTCTGCGGAGCGATCCGGCGTGGCGCTTCACGATCCTCGTCGACATCTGCGGTGTGGATTACCCCGAGCGCGCCGAACGCTTCGATGTCGTCTATCATTTCCTCAGTATGTATCAGAATTTGCGCGTGAGGCTGAAGACAACCGCCGATGCTGCAACGCCGGTGCCGAGCCTTGTCGGGGTGTTTCCCGCCGCGAACTGGTTCGAGCGCGAAGCCTACGACCTGTACGGCATCCTGTTCGAAGGTCATCCAGACCTGCGCCGCATCCTCACGGACTACGGTTTCCGCGGCCATCCGCTGCGCAAGGATTTCCCGCTCACGGGCTTTGTCGAATTGCGCTACGACGAAGAGCAGAAGCGGGTCGTCTACGAGCCGGTGAAGCTTCCGCAGGAATTCCGCAGCTTCGACTTCCTCTCGCCGTGGGAGGGCGCCGATTATCTGCTTCCCGGCGACGAGAAGGCGACGACCGCGCCGAAGGCGTAA
- a CDS encoding NADH-quinone oxidoreductase subunit D: protein MADGSGAVSEAYKVETESLERPPENRNFTINFGPQHPAAHGVLRLILELDGEVVHRVDPHIGLLHRGTEKLIEHKTYLQAIPYFDRLDYVAPMNQEHAFCLAIEKLLGVTPPIRGQLIRVLFSEIGRILNHLLNVTTFALDLGALTPPLWGFEEREKLMVFYERASGARLHANYFRPGGVHQDLPQALIDDIEAWCDSFLKVLADLDTLLTDNRIFKQRTVDIGVVSLEDAMAWGFTGTMIRGSGAAWDLRKSQPYECYADLDFDIPIGKNGDNWDRYLIRMEEMRQSIRIMKQCIERLNSPAGKGPVILPNNKVTPPRREEMKRSMEALIHHFKLYTEGFRVPEGEVYAAVEAPKGEFGVYLVADGTNRPYRCKIRAPGFPHLAAMDFLCKGHMLADVAAILGSIDIVFGEIDR, encoded by the coding sequence ATGGCTGACGGCAGCGGCGCGGTGAGCGAGGCGTACAAGGTGGAAACGGAAAGCCTGGAGCGTCCGCCGGAGAACCGCAACTTCACGATCAATTTCGGGCCGCAGCACCCGGCCGCGCATGGCGTGCTCCGGTTGATCCTCGAACTCGATGGCGAGGTCGTGCATCGCGTCGATCCGCATATCGGGCTTCTGCATCGCGGCACCGAGAAGCTCATCGAGCACAAAACCTATCTTCAGGCGATTCCCTATTTCGACCGGCTCGACTATGTCGCGCCGATGAATCAGGAGCACGCCTTCTGCCTCGCGATCGAGAAGCTGCTCGGCGTAACGCCTCCGATTCGCGGTCAGCTTATCCGCGTGCTCTTCTCGGAAATCGGCCGCATCCTCAACCATCTGCTGAACGTCACCACGTTCGCGCTCGACCTCGGCGCGTTGACGCCGCCGCTCTGGGGCTTCGAAGAGCGCGAAAAGCTGATGGTGTTCTACGAGCGCGCGAGCGGGGCGCGGCTCCACGCGAATTATTTCCGCCCCGGCGGCGTGCATCAGGATCTGCCGCAGGCGCTCATCGACGATATCGAAGCGTGGTGCGACAGCTTCCTCAAGGTGCTGGCCGACCTCGATACGCTTCTCACCGATAACCGCATCTTCAAGCAACGCACCGTCGATATCGGCGTTGTCAGCCTCGAAGACGCCATGGCGTGGGGCTTCACGGGCACCATGATCCGCGGCTCGGGCGCGGCTTGGGACTTGCGCAAGAGCCAGCCTTACGAGTGCTACGCGGATCTCGACTTCGACATCCCCATCGGCAAGAACGGCGACAACTGGGATCGCTATCTCATCCGCATGGAGGAGATGCGCCAGTCGATCCGCATCATGAAGCAGTGTATCGAGCGCCTGAATTCGCCAGCGGGCAAGGGACCGGTGATCCTGCCGAACAACAAGGTCACGCCCCCGCGCCGCGAAGAGATGAAGCGCTCGATGGAGGCGCTCATCCATCACTTCAAGCTGTATACCGAGGGCTTTCGCGTCCCGGAAGGCGAGGTTTATGCCGCCGTCGAAGCACCGAAAGGCGAGTTCGGTGTCTATCTCGTGGCGGACGGCACGAACCGCCCGTATCGCTGCAAGATCCGCGCTCCCGGCTTCCCGCATCTCGCCGCGATGGACTTCCTGTGCAAGGGGCACATGCTGGCGGACGTGGCGGCCATCCTCGGCAGTATCGACATCGTATTCGGCGAAATCGACCGCTGA